One segment of Mus pahari chromosome 11, PAHARI_EIJ_v1.1, whole genome shotgun sequence DNA contains the following:
- the Smim15 gene encoding small integral membrane protein 15: MLDIKAWAEYVVEWAAKDPYGFLTTVILALTPLFLASAVLSWKLAKMIEAREKEQKKKQKRQENIAKAKRLKKD; encoded by the coding sequence ATGCTTGACATAAAGGCTTGGGCTGAGTATGTTGTGGAGTGGGCTGCAAAGGACCCATATGGCTTCCTTACCACAGTTATCTTGGCGCTCACACCACTGTTCTTAGCTAGTGCTGTACTGTCCTGGAAGTTGGCCAAGATGATTGAAGCCAGAGAGAAggagcaaaagaagaaacaaaaacggCAAGAAAACATCGCAAAAGCTAAACGGCTAAAGAAGGATTGA